In the genome of Flexistipes sinusarabici DSM 4947, one region contains:
- the ptsP gene encoding phosphoenolpyruvate--protein phosphotransferase, protein MNIIKGIPSSDGIVTGKCHLLDRSKIHVVKYRIDKSGVPEEYKKLDDAIKKTEDYISHVREISLDKLGEDHAFIFDVYLLLLKDDMLVGETKRFIEKELVNAEYALKKVSGNILKVFNESEDEYFRERKSDVEQVVQKLLRFMSADEYESILNIDDEKIIIAHDLTPSDAAAAIKRKVKGFAMDLGSKISHTSILARAIGIPAVVGCEDISSNVTPGEEVIIDGFEGKVIVDPDEKTREDYRNKEKRYNKYIEELSKLKDAEAKTRDGERVTICSNIEINEEINIACEYNSEGIGLYRTEYIYLDKGDISEEDQFEILKNAVLLNNFNPITIRTFDLGGEKLSDVLPHPEEVNPVMGLRAVRYSLRFKEFFKKQLKAILRAAYYGDVRIMFPMISGIEEVNICKEMLRESAEELKSENKNFKGDIPVGVMVELPSLALITHLIAREVDFFSVGSNDLIQYTLGIDRNNEYVAYLYRPTHPSILIMLDKIITDAKNAGIEASVCGEIAGEPKYIPVLLGLGYRNLSMSPASILKAKMVINRMEIDSCVKLVRELKECKYARLAEEKLSNFINAYAGDVYFH, encoded by the coding sequence ATGAATATTATAAAAGGAATACCAAGCTCAGATGGTATAGTCACAGGCAAGTGCCACCTTTTGGATAGATCCAAGATTCATGTAGTTAAATATAGGATTGATAAAAGTGGTGTGCCTGAAGAATACAAAAAGCTTGATGATGCAATAAAAAAGACTGAGGATTATATCAGTCATGTCCGGGAAATTTCTCTGGACAAGCTCGGCGAAGATCATGCTTTTATCTTTGATGTTTATCTTCTCCTTTTGAAAGATGATATGCTTGTTGGTGAAACCAAAAGGTTTATTGAAAAAGAGCTGGTTAATGCCGAATATGCCCTGAAAAAAGTATCCGGCAATATTCTTAAAGTTTTTAATGAATCTGAAGATGAATATTTCCGGGAAAGAAAGAGTGATGTGGAACAGGTGGTTCAAAAACTTCTGCGTTTTATGTCGGCTGATGAGTACGAAAGTATACTTAATATAGATGATGAGAAGATCATTATTGCTCATGATCTCACTCCGTCGGATGCAGCAGCCGCAATTAAGAGGAAGGTGAAAGGTTTTGCCATGGATCTGGGGAGTAAAATATCCCATACTTCAATCCTTGCAAGAGCCATAGGGATTCCGGCTGTTGTCGGATGCGAAGATATTTCCAGCAATGTTACCCCAGGAGAGGAAGTAATTATAGATGGTTTTGAAGGGAAGGTGATAGTTGACCCTGATGAAAAAACCCGTGAAGATTACAGAAATAAAGAGAAACGTTACAATAAATATATCGAGGAACTCTCCAAGCTGAAGGATGCCGAAGCCAAAACCAGAGATGGTGAGAGGGTTACAATATGTTCCAATATAGAAATTAATGAAGAGATTAACATTGCTTGTGAATACAACTCCGAAGGTATAGGCCTTTACAGAACGGAGTATATTTATCTGGATAAGGGAGATATCTCGGAAGAAGATCAGTTTGAAATACTCAAGAATGCGGTTTTGCTGAATAATTTTAATCCCATAACAATCAGAACATTTGATTTGGGTGGTGAAAAACTTTCCGATGTCCTTCCCCATCCTGAAGAGGTGAATCCTGTAATGGGATTGAGAGCTGTCCGGTATTCGCTTCGATTTAAAGAATTTTTTAAAAAACAGCTTAAGGCAATTTTAAGAGCTGCCTATTACGGTGATGTTCGTATAATGTTTCCTATGATTTCCGGAATAGAAGAGGTTAATATCTGCAAGGAGATGTTAAGAGAATCAGCTGAAGAATTGAAGAGTGAAAATAAGAATTTCAAGGGCGATATACCAGTTGGGGTTATGGTTGAATTACCATCTCTTGCCTTGATTACACATCTTATTGCCCGGGAAGTTGATTTTTTTAGTGTCGGAAGTAACGATTTGATTCAGTATACACTGGGTATAGATCGAAATAACGAATATGTAGCTTATCTTTACCGCCCCACCCATCCTTCAATTCTTATTATGCTGGATAAGATTATAACGGATGCAAAGAATGCCGGTATAGAAGCCTCTGTCTGCGGAGAGATAGCGGGCGAGCCCAAATATATTCCTGTACTGCTGGGGCTTGGTTATCGGAATCTGAGCATGAGCCCGGCTTCAATACTTAAAGCTAAGATGGTTATTAACCGTATGGAAATCGATTCGTGTGTTAAACTTGTACGGGAGTTAAAAGAGTGCAAATATGCAAGGCTGGCAGAAGAAAAATTGTCAAACTTTATAAATGCATACGCGGGTGATGTTTATTTTCACTGA
- a CDS encoding permease: MHSKGFVFATVLLGFMAVVLTTLAYFRGDGAHIEGLKSAFRLTLNILPLIFFAMIIGGMIQILIPKDLIMNWIGSGSGIRGVVIGSLAGVITPGAPYVSYPIAAALIQSGAGIPTIISFVTSWSLLSATKIPMEMGILGINFTFFRLLCTFLFPFMAGIIALLIKNLIR, encoded by the coding sequence ATGCACAGTAAAGGTTTTGTTTTTGCTACAGTCCTTTTGGGGTTTATGGCAGTTGTTCTGACAACTCTTGCTTATTTCAGGGGTGACGGGGCACATATTGAGGGTTTGAAAAGTGCTTTCAGACTTACGCTGAATATTCTCCCTCTGATATTTTTTGCAATGATTATAGGCGGAATGATTCAAATCCTTATTCCCAAAGATCTGATTATGAACTGGATAGGTTCCGGATCGGGGATAAGGGGAGTTGTTATTGGGAGTTTGGCGGGTGTAATTACACCGGGTGCGCCCTATGTGAGTTATCCTATTGCCGCTGCACTGATACAATCCGGGGCTGGTATCCCCACAATTATTTCCTTTGTAACCTCATGGTCACTGCTTTCAGCCACCAAAATCCCCATGGAAATGGGGATACTCGGAATAAATTTTACTTTCTTCAGGCTCTTATGTACTTTTTTGTTTCCATTTATGGCCGGTATAATCGCTTTATTGATAAAGAATTTAATAAGATAA
- a CDS encoding response regulator produces the protein MSSEAGLYKILIMDDQELILESSSELLTILGYDVETSKNGEEAASLFENAYNEGEPFDLVILDLTVPGGMGGVKTLATMKKITSDFKAVVSSGYSNDPIMSDYKNYGFDGVLIKPFKLEVLQETLDKLFRD, from the coding sequence ATGAGCAGTGAAGCAGGTCTTTATAAAATACTTATTATGGATGATCAGGAACTCATTCTGGAGTCTTCCAGTGAACTTCTGACTATACTCGGTTATGATGTGGAAACGTCAAAAAACGGCGAAGAGGCAGCCAGCTTGTTTGAAAATGCTTATAATGAGGGAGAGCCTTTTGATTTGGTAATACTGGATCTTACTGTACCGGGGGGGATGGGAGGAGTGAAAACTTTGGCAACTATGAAAAAAATTACTTCTGACTTCAAAGCGGTTGTTTCAAGCGGCTACTCAAACGATCCTATTATGTCCGATTATAAGAATTACGGTTTCGATGGTGTTCTGATAAAGCCGTTCAAACTGGAAGTACTCCAGGAAACACTTGATAAATTGTTCAGGGATTAA
- a CDS encoding Nif3-like dinuclear metal center hexameric protein produces MSVQIDDIKNFFEKSFSDIFRQYDWDNSGAQILSGRKDVRKVGFALDPTEEIIDQAVNEGCELLITHHPLFFTPFQKIDTLSRIGRIVSKALKADLSILSYHTSLDMADYSLNDYIADLLGGNVEGYLDYFKSENYQKFVVFVPKGFEDSIINAIDEAGGGCIGNYSKCTFYTEGTGTFLPGDNTDPFIGEKGKLEKAEEVRLETIVSAKNINKVVKTVNIAHPYEEMAYDIYPLALEEKKGLGRICTFRESVSFNDFVETIYELLALKVIKHNAQNTQFEFSKFAVVTGSGSSLWKKCKSVGVDVLVTGDMKHHDALDARAEGIVIVDCGHFESERIYMEYLAKLVKDKFDIDTTILKETPSIKYFWG; encoded by the coding sequence ATGTCAGTGCAAATTGATGATATAAAAAATTTTTTTGAAAAAAGTTTTTCTGATATTTTCCGTCAGTATGATTGGGATAACAGCGGGGCTCAAATCCTATCCGGAAGAAAAGATGTAAGAAAGGTTGGATTTGCTCTCGATCCTACAGAGGAAATCATAGACCAGGCAGTTAATGAGGGGTGTGAGTTACTGATAACTCATCACCCCCTTTTTTTTACACCTTTCCAAAAAATCGATACACTCAGCAGGATTGGCAGGATAGTTTCGAAAGCTTTAAAAGCGGATCTTAGCATACTTTCATATCATACCTCTCTGGATATGGCTGATTACAGTCTGAATGATTATATAGCCGATTTACTTGGCGGTAATGTTGAAGGGTATCTGGACTATTTTAAATCTGAAAATTATCAGAAGTTTGTAGTATTTGTCCCCAAAGGTTTTGAGGACAGTATTATCAATGCTATAGATGAGGCCGGCGGAGGCTGTATCGGAAACTATTCTAAATGTACATTCTATACTGAAGGCACCGGCACGTTTTTACCAGGGGATAACACCGATCCTTTTATCGGTGAAAAAGGGAAGCTGGAAAAGGCCGAAGAAGTCCGTCTGGAAACGATAGTCAGTGCAAAAAACATCAATAAAGTCGTGAAAACTGTTAATATAGCTCATCCATATGAAGAAATGGCTTATGATATATATCCACTTGCTCTTGAAGAGAAGAAAGGTTTGGGGCGAATCTGTACATTTCGTGAGTCTGTTTCATTTAACGATTTTGTTGAAACAATTTATGAATTACTGGCGCTTAAGGTAATTAAACACAATGCACAAAACACTCAGTTTGAATTTAGCAAATTCGCCGTTGTTACCGGCAGCGGTTCTTCACTCTGGAAAAAGTGCAAATCGGTAGGTGTTGATGTTTTAGTCACAGGTGATATGAAGCATCATGATGCCCTGGACGCCCGGGCTGAAGGAATTGTAATCGTTGACTGCGGTCATTTTGAATCGGAAAGAATATATATGGAGTATTTGGCAAAACTTGTAAAAGACAAGTTTGATATAGACACAACGATATTAAAAGAAACGCCAAGCATTAAATACTTTTGGGGGTAA
- a CDS encoding zinc ribbon domain-containing protein encodes MLESVENLIELQKIDNRIAELETYLNEIPDELKNLKNEKERLTVQYEELETRLNSLKSERNELETSSSEKNRLLDNAQKKLTTVKNNKEYEAVLKELDTLKKEIYEEELKVLELNDEIETNEKDFKACSEKKEQVDKQYEELMTKRDEENISHRQELEELREKRKKAVKNVKKQILSKYEMIRKARNNLAIVRVENETCTGCYMKVPPQLYVEVKKEHAIQQCPNCQRFLYFYEDAEQEQAAKS; translated from the coding sequence ATGTTAGAGTCTGTTGAAAATCTTATAGAACTGCAGAAGATTGATAACCGCATTGCGGAACTGGAGACCTATCTTAATGAAATTCCGGATGAGCTGAAGAATCTGAAGAATGAAAAGGAGAGGCTGACAGTTCAGTATGAAGAACTTGAGACTAGGTTAAATTCGCTGAAGAGTGAAAGAAACGAACTGGAAACCTCTTCCTCAGAAAAAAATAGACTTCTTGATAATGCACAAAAGAAGCTGACCACTGTGAAAAATAACAAAGAGTATGAAGCTGTATTGAAAGAGCTGGATACATTGAAAAAAGAAATTTACGAGGAAGAACTGAAAGTTTTGGAACTTAACGATGAGATTGAGACTAACGAGAAAGATTTTAAAGCCTGCAGTGAGAAGAAAGAGCAGGTGGACAAGCAGTACGAAGAATTAATGACAAAAAGGGATGAGGAGAATATCTCTCACAGGCAGGAGCTTGAAGAATTAAGAGAAAAGCGCAAAAAAGCTGTTAAGAATGTTAAGAAGCAGATTTTGTCCAAATATGAAATGATACGCAAAGCCCGGAATAATCTGGCTATTGTCAGAGTCGAGAATGAAACATGTACGGGTTGTTATATGAAAGTTCCGCCTCAGTTGTATGTTGAAGTGAAAAAAGAGCATGCAATTCAACAGTGTCCCAATTGTCAGCGTTTCCTCTATTTTTATGAGGATGCAGAACAGGAACAGGCGGCGAAAAGCTAA
- a CDS encoding ribonuclease HI family protein: MYKVFSDGACKGNPGPAGIGFVIYDDDGEKVYECSTYIGEGTNNIAEYTAVLEAIKVIKQRLTEDTANGNLTGKNEKVIFHLDSELVVRQLNGIYKVKDPTLKKIFFKILEELKGMEYEVVHVPRDQNKVADRLSKRALNVTNSAY; encoded by the coding sequence ATGTATAAGGTTTTTTCAGACGGGGCCTGCAAAGGCAACCCCGGGCCGGCCGGTATAGGCTTCGTTATATATGATGATGACGGAGAGAAGGTTTACGAATGTTCCACTTATATTGGTGAAGGGACAAACAATATTGCCGAATACACAGCAGTTCTTGAAGCAATAAAGGTCATAAAGCAGAGACTCACTGAAGACACGGCAAACGGGAATTTAACCGGGAAAAATGAAAAAGTTATTTTTCATCTGGATTCTGAACTTGTCGTCAGACAGCTTAACGGTATTTATAAAGTAAAGGATCCTACTCTGAAAAAAATATTTTTTAAAATATTGGAAGAGCTCAAAGGTATGGAATATGAGGTTGTTCATGTTCCCAGAGACCAAAACAAAGTAGCAGACAGACTCTCAAAGAGAGCTTTAAATGTCACAAATTCAGCCTATTGA
- a CDS encoding ZIP family metal transporter, producing MNWFLSLSPVMQAFIATMFTYLMTAAGAAMVFPFKSINKKALNAMLGFAAGVMIAASFWSLLAPAIQMVEDRGGIAWIPAVVGFISGGFFLWVIDKILPHLHLNMKREDAEGISTSWQRSVLLVLAITLHNFPEGLAVGIGIQNFPEGAAVSVPLRREKLTRWKSFLYGQFSGVVEPIAGVIGALAVIYMRPMLPYALSFAAGAMIYVVVEELIPESQFGDEVDLSTIGAMMGFAVMMTLDVALG from the coding sequence ATGAATTGGTTTTTATCTTTGTCTCCTGTTATGCAGGCTTTTATTGCAACAATGTTTACATATCTGATGACAGCAGCCGGAGCTGCCATGGTTTTTCCATTCAAATCGATTAATAAAAAAGCTTTAAATGCTATGCTGGGTTTTGCCGCCGGAGTTATGATTGCAGCCAGTTTCTGGTCATTGCTTGCACCGGCTATCCAGATGGTTGAAGACAGAGGGGGCATTGCGTGGATCCCAGCTGTTGTCGGATTTATTTCAGGAGGTTTTTTCCTCTGGGTAATTGATAAAATACTGCCGCATCTGCATCTTAATATGAAACGAGAAGATGCAGAAGGGATTTCCACTTCCTGGCAGCGAAGTGTTTTGCTTGTTCTGGCGATTACCCTGCATAATTTTCCTGAAGGTCTGGCTGTGGGAATTGGTATCCAAAATTTCCCGGAAGGAGCTGCAGTATCTGTCCCGTTAAGAAGAGAAAAACTCACCAGATGGAAGAGCTTTTTGTACGGACAGTTCTCCGGTGTAGTGGAGCCGATAGCGGGAGTGATAGGTGCTTTGGCAGTGATTTATATGAGGCCTATGCTTCCTTATGCCCTTTCTTTTGCTGCCGGAGCTATGATTTATGTGGTAGTGGAAGAGTTGATTCCGGAATCTCAATTTGGGGATGAAGTGGATTTATCAACTATAGGTGCAATGATGGGATTTGCTGTAATGATGACGCTGGACGTTGCCCTTGGATGA
- the rsmI gene encoding 16S rRNA (cytidine(1402)-2'-O)-methyltransferase, whose protein sequence is MKNVFFIPTPIGNLGDVTLRAIEIIKNVDFIYAEDTRNTLKLLNHLNIKKTLKSYHKDNEKLLTKQVLEHVNDGDKIGIVSDAGTPCISDPGQFLVKRLIENNIPFEVLPGANAILPALIMSGFDTSSFYFSGFLHHNVNKRKNEISELAREKTTIILFESPHRLKSTLSILLQYFKPPIAVCREITKKFEQMIYINSEKDIENLTLKGEFVIVMDNRTCSGESEEEPDYSEIEKLKKEGFSKRDIVKIMQIFGFKRNKVYKLLNK, encoded by the coding sequence GTGAAAAACGTTTTTTTCATTCCAACACCCATAGGCAATCTCGGCGATGTTACCCTTCGTGCTATAGAAATAATTAAAAATGTCGATTTTATTTATGCCGAGGATACAAGAAACACTTTGAAACTTCTCAACCATCTAAACATTAAAAAAACCTTAAAATCTTATCATAAAGATAATGAGAAGTTGCTTACTAAACAGGTTCTGGAACATGTAAACGACGGTGACAAGATAGGAATTGTTAGTGATGCCGGTACTCCCTGTATTTCCGATCCGGGACAATTTCTTGTAAAAAGACTGATAGAAAATAATATCCCTTTTGAAGTATTGCCCGGTGCCAATGCCATACTCCCTGCCCTTATTATGAGCGGTTTTGATACATCCTCTTTTTACTTCTCAGGTTTTTTGCATCACAACGTCAACAAACGAAAAAATGAAATTTCAGAACTTGCACGGGAGAAGACAACCATAATACTTTTTGAGTCACCACATCGCTTAAAAAGTACTTTATCAATTCTGTTGCAGTATTTTAAGCCTCCTATAGCAGTGTGCAGAGAAATTACCAAAAAATTTGAGCAGATGATTTATATAAACTCTGAAAAGGATATTGAAAATCTCACTTTAAAAGGCGAGTTTGTAATAGTAATGGACAACAGAACGTGCTCAGGAGAAAGTGAAGAGGAACCGGACTATTCTGAAATTGAAAAACTAAAAAAAGAAGGGTTCAGTAAAAGAGATATTGTTAAAATAATGCAGATTTTCGGTTTTAAACGCAACAAAGTATACAAATTATTAAACAAATAA
- a CDS encoding DUF2914 domain-containing protein codes for MRNKSAPFFRLASIVSLITLVLLIFSTTVFAKTEVLRISIAKDIENLEPVNTGKTFDNNVGKLYCFTEIKTDEYPTKVVHVWLYNDNIIAEVPLEVNSTTWRTYSSKKILPKWAGNWKVEVYSNDGELIDSVEFNIK; via the coding sequence ATGAGAAATAAATCAGCACCTTTTTTCCGTTTAGCATCAATAGTATCTTTGATAACTTTGGTTCTGTTGATTTTTTCCACAACTGTATTTGCAAAAACTGAAGTACTTCGTATCAGCATCGCAAAGGATATAGAAAATCTTGAGCCGGTAAATACCGGTAAAACCTTTGACAATAATGTGGGCAAACTTTACTGCTTCACTGAAATAAAAACAGATGAATACCCCACCAAAGTTGTTCACGTATGGCTGTACAACGACAATATTATTGCCGAAGTTCCTCTGGAGGTAAACTCGACTACGTGGAGAACCTACAGCTCTAAGAAGATACTTCCCAAATGGGCGGGAAACTGGAAGGTGGAAGTTTACTCCAATGACGGAGAGCTTATAGATTCTGTGGAATTTAATATAAAGTAA
- the trxB gene encoding thioredoxin-disulfide reductase — protein sequence MEDFFSMDDLYDEYDTVILGGGPAGLTAAIYASRDMMKTLVLEKNFPGGQVALTEQVDNYPGFPEGIMGGDLSMKMYEHAKAFNVQVKNAIPKEFNFDGKYKYIHLENEDITIKTKTIIIATGAKPKHLEVEGENRFLGRGISFCATCDGAFFKDKDVAVIGGGDSAVEEGVYLTKFAKKVYIVHRRDKLRAAKILQERAFQNDKVEFIYNCVVDKVNGENKLESLTLYDRVKNEKKDLKVDGVFVFIGWTADTEIFKGMIDMDEAGFIKANERMETNVPGIYVAGDVRQKELRQIVTSVSDGAIAAKSAEKFITANF from the coding sequence ATGGAAGATTTTTTCAGCATGGACGATCTTTACGATGAATATGATACTGTCATATTAGGCGGAGGGCCTGCCGGCCTGACTGCAGCAATTTACGCCTCAAGAGACATGATGAAAACTCTCGTCCTTGAGAAAAACTTCCCGGGGGGGCAGGTCGCTTTAACAGAGCAGGTGGATAATTACCCTGGTTTCCCGGAAGGGATAATGGGCGGCGATTTGTCAATGAAAATGTATGAGCACGCAAAAGCTTTCAATGTCCAGGTAAAAAATGCAATACCCAAAGAATTCAACTTCGATGGTAAATATAAATATATTCATCTGGAAAACGAAGATATCACAATAAAAACAAAAACCATCATTATCGCCACCGGTGCAAAACCGAAACATCTTGAAGTGGAAGGCGAAAACAGATTTCTGGGCAGAGGTATATCATTTTGTGCCACTTGCGACGGTGCTTTTTTCAAAGATAAAGATGTAGCTGTAATAGGCGGAGGAGACTCCGCTGTGGAAGAAGGGGTATATCTGACCAAATTTGCCAAAAAGGTATATATCGTACACAGAAGAGACAAGTTGAGAGCTGCTAAAATTCTTCAGGAGAGGGCTTTTCAAAATGATAAGGTTGAATTTATATATAACTGTGTTGTGGACAAAGTAAATGGTGAAAATAAATTGGAATCACTCACTCTATACGATAGAGTTAAAAATGAAAAAAAGGATTTAAAGGTAGACGGGGTTTTTGTTTTTATAGGCTGGACTGCTGACACTGAGATTTTCAAGGGTATGATTGATATGGATGAAGCAGGTTTTATAAAAGCAAACGAGAGAATGGAAACAAACGTGCCCGGGATATATGTAGCCGGTGATGTGCGTCAAAAAGAATTGAGACAAATCGTCACATCGGTATCCGACGGAGCCATTGCGGCAAAATCTGCAGAAAAATTTATAACCGCTAATTTTTAG
- the nadC gene encoding carboxylating nicotinate-nucleotide diphosphorylase: MLKNYLVDKLIELALLEDIGHGDITTESIFKENNTGRFHFLAKEDMVLCGTEVVKKVFSNMNSNIETTFHFKDGDKIQQNTYFGEVTGTVSSILTGERTALNFLQRLSGIATNTRRYTACLKNSDIKILDTRKTTPGHRVLEKYAVKIGGGANHRFGLFDGVLIKDNHIDAAGSIFEAVKNAKESIPSTVKIEVEIRNLTELQQAVKAGADIVMLDNFKREDIIEACKIVNKRAKIEISGGITLKEIDGLKKYDIDYISVGALTHSSGNIDISLKIGETND; encoded by the coding sequence ATGCTGAAAAATTATCTTGTAGATAAACTTATTGAACTTGCACTCCTGGAAGATATTGGGCACGGAGACATTACAACAGAATCGATATTTAAGGAGAATAATACAGGCAGATTCCATTTTCTCGCTAAAGAAGATATGGTTTTATGCGGCACGGAAGTTGTAAAAAAGGTTTTCTCAAACATGAACAGCAATATAGAAACCACTTTTCACTTCAAAGACGGAGACAAAATTCAGCAAAATACATACTTTGGCGAAGTCACAGGAACTGTTTCATCAATTCTCACCGGTGAGAGAACAGCCCTCAACTTCCTTCAGCGCTTGTCCGGAATAGCCACTAATACCCGCAGATATACCGCATGTCTGAAAAATTCTGATATAAAGATACTTGATACAAGAAAAACAACCCCCGGGCACAGAGTATTGGAGAAATATGCGGTAAAGATTGGCGGAGGAGCTAATCACCGTTTTGGTCTGTTTGACGGAGTACTGATAAAGGATAATCATATTGATGCAGCCGGCAGTATCTTTGAAGCGGTAAAAAATGCAAAAGAAAGTATCCCTTCCACTGTTAAAATAGAGGTGGAAATCAGAAATTTGACTGAATTACAGCAAGCTGTCAAAGCAGGTGCTGATATTGTGATGCTGGATAATTTTAAAAGGGAAGATATTATTGAAGCTTGCAAAATTGTTAATAAAAGAGCTAAAATAGAAATATCCGGCGGAATAACCCTGAAGGAGATCGACGGTCTTAAAAAGTATGATATTGATTATATTTCAGTGGGTGCACTTACACACAGCTCAGGTAATATCGATATAAGCCTTAAAATCGGAGAAACCAATGATTGA